A window of Loxodonta africana isolate mLoxAfr1 chromosome 3, mLoxAfr1.hap2, whole genome shotgun sequence genomic DNA:
ACTGCGGAAGGCCAAAGTCGGGGACCCTACCCCGGCAGGAGCAGGGAGGCTGCGTCCATGGTGCCAGCCTCCCCCAACAATCTCACACACAGACACCCAGAGAGGGGCAGTAGGGCCCCCCCACACCAGCAAGACAGGGAAATAAATAAAGCCGCATTCACTCCCCAAGTGGACCCTGTCCCTGCCTCCCCCCCAACCCCTGCCCAAAAAGTGAGTCacaatgctctttggaagcagcCCTGGGGTCTCCCCATACCCACCCCAAGCCCCGGGGGCCCCTATGGAAACCCTAACACCCTCCTGCCGCCACCCTGTCTGGGTCCGCAGGGCGGCCCCTTCTGTGGGCAGTGGGCAGAACCTGGGACACCTGAGATTGAGTACCCAAGGGAGCAGCTGGGCCACCCCATTTCCCTGAACATCTCCAATGGCTTTCGGTGGGGTTGGGGCCCCAGAGTTGGGTGGGGCCCACAGTGACCCCTGGTTCATCTATGGCTCTTTGCAAAGTTCACCCCAAATGGAAGGGAACAGCCTGGGAGTGGAGTCTGAGCCCTTAGCAGGGGGCTCCTCTCCTAGGAACCCCACCCCCAGAGAAAGCAGGGAAGTGGTGACAGTGACCCACCATGGCCTGCTGGCCACCCCCTGGGGTCCCTGTCTAACAGATAAAAGGAGAGTTAACAATCGCGGCTATTTACACACACAGAAATCCCTTCCTTTCTGCAGGCCCCAGCCATCCACCGAGACCCCTGTGACCTGGTCTCAGCCTGGCCCTACTTTCTGGAGGGCGTGCCCAGGGTTCACAGGAGAAGGCCGGCAGGGGCTGGGGCTCCCTGTCCGCCCCCCTGTTCCCATGGGTGCTGCTGGTGCTCCATTCCAAAGGGCCAGGTACCCTACAGGCCGGCAGGGCCGGGGCTGGCTGAGGGGCTGGCCACAGGGCTGCCCGCCAGGCTGCAGGGCAGTGAGTTGCTGGGCGAGGCGCTGCGGGCACCGGGGCGCCGGAGCAGTTCTGGGCGGAAGTCGGGGTGGCGGCGAGCATGCTTGGTCAGGTGGTCGCTGCGGGTGAAGCGCTTGGAGCACAGGGGGCAGTGGAAGCGCTTTTCCCCCGTGTGGGTCCGGTGGTGGCGGGCCAGCTCGTCGGAGCGCGCAAACTTCTTGTCGCAGCTGGGCCAGTCGCAGGCAAAGGGGCGCTCACCTGGGTAGAGAGGGAGGACAGACAGCTGTCAGGTGCCGCTCTCTTTGGAAGACAGAGGAGTCTGGAGGTGGGGGCATCCCATCAGATCCCAAAGGGTCCTCAGTCCCAAACACACACCCCAGTCTAGGAGCTGACTTGGGAGCATGAACTTAAAACCTTTAAACatgcaaaaaggagccctggtggtgcgatggttatgcgcttgactcctaactgaaaggtcagtggtttcaacCCACTTACCCAGTGACTCCAAAGGAggaagacctgggaatctgcctCCACCAAGGTTACATCCAACAAAACCccgtgcagcagttctactctgtcacactgggtacctgagtcagagtcgactcgattgTACCCAACAAGGGGggcgagagggagggaggaacagGGAGTCATTAACTGAAGACCACTGAGGTTCTGTTCAAGTTGATGGAAAAATGGGGAAGCCACACAGGACTGATCAACGTAACaggtcactgaactgtacaggtAATAAATGTAATGGTGAaatttttgttatgtatatacTCACTacgataagaaaaaaagaaagagaacctAGAATGAAGCTGAAGTTCCTCCAGGTCTGTTCCCAGCCCCCCAGTATGTGACCCCGTGGGCGAATTGAAAGGGCTCCCCCACATGAGCGCGCGAGCTCAGAACACACGTTGGGAGCTGGGTTTTTGGAGCGGCTGATGGTTATGTAAACGGGTCACTCCAGGCCACCCTGTCCAACTCGTGTCCATTCCCAGCCCACCCTGCCTCCCTGACTGATGGTCCAATCCTCACCCACCCCTCCTGTGGGGCATTCCGGAGCCTCCCAGGTGTTCTCGACCCCATCAACGCCCTCCTTTTCCACATGACCACCTGGGGCGCAGAGACCCAGAGGAGCCTAGGTGAGTGTCGGGGCAGGTTCTTGTGCCGAGTGACCCTCTACCAACAGAGCGACATTTGAGGCGCCTCCGGAGCCACCTGCAGCCCAGCACCGAGGCGGGTGCGTGACCTCCGGGAAGGGGCGGGACCTGGCGCAGCCACAGGGACCGGCCCCGCCCCACAGAGCAGATGGCGCTGGAGGGGCAGCCACCATGCTCAACTTCCTCCGCAGACCCCTCCCACCAGTAGCCGGGCCCCGCCCGTCCTGTCCCTGGCCACCGCGGTCAGGGGCTCAGCTCCAGGCCTGTGCCGCCCGACTCCCAGCTAATCGGTCGGTCGCGACCCCCGCGGCGTGTGCGACGTCTCCCCAGCGGTCCAGGAGCGCCCAGGGCTGGGCGGGGGCAGGTCGGTCCCGCCCTTAGACCCAGTCTCCCCAGGCCCCTATGCTTTAGAGTAGCCAGCTCTGGTCGCCTCCGGCCACGCCCGGAACCAAGCAGCCATGGGCACCCGGGGCGGGCACCCTTCCAGACCTCGCTCCAGTACAGGCACCCCGGAATCCCCAGGTCAACCAATCCCGAGGGCCCAGGGTTTTGGAGGGGGATGGGTGATAGAACTCGGGCATCCACGTCCGTGTTCGACACCCTCATGGCACCAGACGAGAAAAAGAAAGCTGGCTGGGACCAGGTCCCCCGCGTGGCCCCAAAAGCCGGGCCTGACCTTGACGGGGCCGCAGCATGGTCGCAGTGGCCGGGGGGCAGTCACTTCATGGGCTACCTGCGGGGACCCGAGTGACCGGGGCATAGCAAGGAGGGTTGGGGGGGCATTTGCCCCTGGGCGCAAGTCCAGGGGGAGGCAGGGGCGCAAACTTAAGACATTGACCCTGAAAGCTCGTTACACAACTGGTGAGAGAAAACTACAAACATAAGGGGTCCTTCCACCAAGGGTCAGGGAAGGGGCCCCCAAAGCGGGACCCGGGgcaagagagagcagaggggaccGGGAACGGGTAGGGGGAACATGAGACAGACCCACAGCCGTGGGGAGGAGAGTGCCTAGATTCTCGGGGCAACGCGATGACATTTCTGTTCCCAAAAGCTCTCATGGGCTGCCCTGGGATAAGGGTtgagggggaggggagagcagGAGGAGGAAGTGAGGGGGTGCCGGCATTCAAAAGGGGTTGCCAGGCtggagcagcaaaaaaaaaaaaccctccctcATCCTCTGCTCCCTCCCTGCTACACCGGAGACCCCCAGCACCACCGGACACTGGTGCCAGGGCCCCTAAAAAAGTGTCCTACCCTACGCGACAGCTGCTGGCCACACATAGCTGAGAGGTGGACAGGCCCTGGGAGGCTGTCACCCCAAGTAGCGGAGAGGGGCGCTGGTGCCACCTCCGTGGGTGGTGTCACAGGAGGCCACAACCATGCGAGTGTCCCCAAGACCACCGGCAGCCTTAAATCCCTGGGGCTGGCCCCTTCCTACCCCACATCTCTCTCAGACCTGGAAAGCAGGGGTAGCAACAGCCGAGAGAGGGGTCCCGGCAGGAGAGCGTCCCCTACAGAACCAAGGGGCTCCAAACGGCCCCCGCTTATGGTGGCCACTGAAAACCAACAGGTCCTGGGGGACCTCAGCCTGGGAGATGGGCCCTGGTTAGAGAAGAGGGGCTGCTGGCTTCAGATGGGCCCACGCGCCCCAGGGCGCAGGGACTCTTGTGGCCATCTTGCAGGGTGGAGACAGAAGGCAAGGGACCACCCCTCGGGTTTGCCCTGCACTTCGCTCACTTCCCCTTTTGGGGCGCCAGGCCCGGCTCCCCGCCTCCGCCCCCTCCACTTTGCAGGGAGCAGGTTGAAAGAGGCGGGCGCGTGCAGCCGCAGGGAACACAGCTGCCGCACGTAGCCGGCTCACGTGGCCGCTCCCCGCCAGGGACGGGGGCCCGGACCAGGGTCGTCTAGGCGGCCTGGGCGCCCGCCAGCCCCGCCCCCGCCGGCCGCCCCGGATTGCACTGCGCACATGGGTGGTGCGCGCACGTGGGTGGTGGGCGCAGGACGCACAGGCGTCACCCCGGGCCTGCTTAATGCTAGGCCCCGCCAGCCACAGTGCCCTCGCTGGGAGGCGCGAGTATGTGACACTTTGGGACGCAAGAGGGCGGGGCCCCAGGTGGTGGGACAGGGTGCCATTGAGGAAGCCGCAGCTGGAGCTGAGTGGGCGGGGCCGCGGTGAACTTGACCCTCTGACTCAGGCTGTGCCCGGGTGAGCTCAGGACAGCGGGGCCGCCTGGCGAAGCACTCAGGGAAATGGAGGCCACATGGTCCTGGGAGCTTGGTCCCGCCATTGGGGGACGCCTCTGCCTGCTTGGCCTTAATGGCGGGAGCGTGCAATACCTCCAGGGGCAGGGCCAGCGGGCTGGGCAAGGGGTGGGCTGCCAAGGGTGGACTCCACTGGGGGACACAGGAAATGaagagcccccccccccccgcgctgCTCAGGGCGCAGCAGACACCTACAAAAGCACGGGGAAGGCTGGGGCTGCTGCCGATGGGTGCCGGGGGAGGTGGGTGCCAGGGGAGGACCTCGCACCCAGCCGGCAGTCGTGGAGAGCTACCTGCTGGAGCTGGCACCTAAGCAGGTCTCCAAGAGCACAAAGAGAAATCCAGAAGACTCAGCAGAAAGGGCCAAAGGTTGACTGGGGCACCCTGGGGAGCAGGGCAGAGCcaggccccccaccccccagccttcCTGATGGCTGTGCAAAGGCACTAGGGCCAGCCTCGGGGGGCCTCATCTCATCTTCCCCATCCCCCATAGCTTCAAATGCCACCCAGGCCGTGGCCACCTCCAAACCTATCTTCCACCCCAGCCTCCCCAGGCCCGCGGAATCCAAACCAGTTATCCGGCCCTTTGTTTCCTCACTCCCCCAGCAAGCTTCCCCTTTTCAGCCCACTGTTCAGTTCCCACCAAAAGCTGAGGACAGTCTCCCCCGCTATCTCTGGCCTCCCACCTTCCCACAGCAAATCCTGCCAGCCACCCCACGCCCCCAGTGTGCTGGGACTGGTCCTATAGTCCAGCAGCTTCCAGAGATGCAAGCGGAAGGCCCCCAACACCCTCTGCCCTGCTCCAAGCCTCCTAGGGCTCCCACCCTGCTCTGGGTCAAAGCTGAAGCTGCTCCCCGCCCCACCTTCCTCACTGGCTTCTCAGAGCCCTCTTCCCTCACTGTTTTCTGCTCAGCATCTTCCCCCAGTAAGGTTTCCTTGGTCCCCATGGTGGGCCCCTCACTCCTTCATGGCTGTCCCCTTAATCAGCACTTcctggttcttgtcttgggtttgCTATCTGAGCCCCCCACCCACACCCCAACTATCAGCTCTGAGGACTGGTGCTCTGCTCACAGCTGGGTCCCCAGCATGGGGCCTGGAGTGCAGTAGATGCCTAATACTTGTGTGGAACAGTTAACAGTCCTGGACAACCAAGCCCTGACTACCCATAGAAGTGATGACAACTGATGTGGGGTGCTAGGTCTGTGTGTTCAGCCCCCTGCCCCCGTAGGGATCACTGCTACCCCCATTCATTTAAAATTGGGGCAGTACAACCCACCTGCAGGCCCACGTCCCAGCTCACCCCCCCCAACTGGCATCTTCCCTGGGGGCTGTCTGGGGGGAAGGGGGTACCACTCCCAGAAGACCCTTGGAGCATGTGTGTTGGGTTCCCTCTGTTCTGGAAAGATCTCTGGACCAGGACGGCCCACCCAGCGCTGGTATCATTCACCAACTCCTGGCCTGCCTAGGCCACCTTTATCAGGGAGCCTAGGAGGCAAGGGACAGGGACGGAGGTGGTTATCACCCCCGCAATGTTGAAGGACCTACACCCACTGGCTAGAGGGAGCAGGAGCCCTCTCCCCACCCTGGGGACAGGCACCCCACCCACTGGGAGGGGCGCTGGGGAGAGGAGGTAGGCAGCAGTCTTTGGGTACTGGCCAGAGGCCGAcatgccacccccacccccttccaCTCCTATTGGACCTGGCACTGCCCCCCCAGATAAGCCACCAGTATGTCCCCCATCCTGTGCCCCTCGCCCTGACCCTCAGGGAGCTAACAGCCTCTGCCTGGGGATAATGGGGGCTTGGCCCTGAAGGGGGGCAGCTGTCTCCccctccaggcctcagtttccccatctgcctCTCCTCCCAGGTTTCATCTCCTCCTGTACCCCTGCATcctgggacttctccctctgaccCAATTCGGGGGTCTGCCCACCCCTGTCCCTCCCAGAAGTGGGCAGACCTACCCTCCTCAAGGCCTCCACCAGGATCCCATAATCCCTTCTCCATAAACGGATTTTCCTCTGCAAAGCCaagcctccccctccccacccccacctgccctTGGGATTAAGTGGAACCCTTCACCtgctctgccccctccccacctcatcCTCAAGCCCCAGGCacactgcaccacccagagccTCTTAGCCTTCAGCATGTGGTTCCCCCGCTCCTGAGACACACCCTTCCCTGCCCTACCCCTGCTGCTTCAGGTGTGTCAGGGACCTCCCTTCCTCCAGGTAGCCTCCCCTCCCCCGTTTTTGTGAGTCCCGGGGGAATAGGGACTGAGTCTGCTCATCGTTGGGGTCCCTGGTGCCTTCCACAGCTATAAAACacaaagtaggtgctcagtgtttctcaggcTTAAGTAAATGGGAGTTTAGACCAGACCAGAGGTTCCCACCAGAGGTGACTCTGCCCCCAGAGGTCACTTGGTGATGTCTGAGGACATCTGTGTTTGTCAGGACTGGAAGTGGGTTCTCCTGGCATCAAGtgggtggttaccagggatgctgctcaacaccctacagtgcacaagATAACCCCACCCTAGACAAGGATCTGGCCCCCATGTCAGCAGGGCCAAGGTGGAGAGACTCAGCACTAAAATACTGCTCCTCACAGCCCT
This region includes:
- the LOC135230584 gene encoding atrophin-1-like → MEATWSWELGPAIGGRLCLLGLNGGSVQYLQGQGQRAGQGVGCQGWTPLGDTGNEEPPPPRAAQGAADTYKSTGKAGAAADGCRGRWVPGEDLAPSRQSWRATCWSWHLSRSPRAQREIQKTQQKGPKVDWGTLGSRAEPGPPPPSLPDGCAKALGPASGGLISSSPSPIASNATQAVATSKPIFHPSLPRPAESKPVIRPFVSSLPQQASPFQPTVQFPPKAEDSLPRYLWPPTFPQQILPATPRPQCAGTGPIVQQLPEMQAEGPQHPLPCSKPPRAPTLLWVKAEAAPRPTFLTGFSEPSSLTVFCSASSPSKVSLVPMVGPSLLHGCPLNQHFLVLVLGLLSEPPTHTPTISSEDWCSAHSWVPSMGPGVQ